One segment of Atribacterota bacterium DNA contains the following:
- the dapA gene encoding 4-hydroxy-tetrahydrodipicolinate synthase produces the protein MYGNFGAVLTAVVTPFNRDLEIDYQVFRDLLRMLCENGSEGVVVAGTTGESPTLSEKEKLRLFDVALEEVGDRIKVIAGTCGYDTRSSIRLSQEAEKLGVHGILGVAPYYNRPPQDGLYAHFKAIAEAVSIPIMLYNIPSRTGVNIEPETVARLSEISNVVALKEASGSPDQISRVKSLVSDAFHIYSGDDNMTLVVLALGGSGVVSVASHLVGKEIQKMIHAFFVGQIQEALQIHLKLYPLFKAIFLSTNPIPIKSALNILGWRVGLPRPPLCPLEKEKEEKLKRVLEGLSVVSRC, from the coding sequence ATGTACGGAAATTTTGGCGCGGTTCTGACAGCGGTAGTAACACCGTTTAATCGTGATCTCGAGATTGATTACCAGGTTTTTCGAGATTTGTTGCGGATGCTCTGTGAGAATGGTTCCGAGGGAGTGGTGGTGGCTGGAACCACGGGTGAATCACCAACGCTCTCTGAGAAAGAAAAACTCCGACTCTTTGACGTAGCCCTTGAAGAAGTTGGTGACCGAATAAAGGTGATCGCGGGTACCTGTGGTTACGATACCCGGTCATCGATTCGTCTTTCTCAAGAAGCTGAAAAACTTGGTGTGCATGGAATCCTTGGAGTCGCACCGTACTATAACCGTCCGCCTCAGGATGGACTTTATGCCCATTTTAAAGCCATTGCCGAAGCGGTATCCATACCCATTATGCTCTATAACATTCCTTCGCGGACTGGAGTGAATATCGAACCGGAGACGGTAGCGCGTCTTTCGGAGATTTCCAATGTTGTAGCTTTGAAGGAAGCTTCAGGAAGTCCCGACCAAATCTCCCGGGTCAAGTCGCTTGTTTCTGATGCCTTCCATATTTACAGTGGTGATGATAATATGACGCTCGTGGTTCTGGCTCTCGGAGGAAGTGGTGTGGTGAGCGTGGCTTCACACCTCGTTGGTAAGGAAATTCAGAAAATGATTCATGCCTTTTTTGTAGGACAAATTCAGGAGGCATTACAAATTCATCTTAAGCTTTATCCACTATTTAAAGCGATTTTTCTTTCCACAAACCCTATCCCCATTAAATCAGCTCTGAACATACTTGGATGGCGGGTAGGATTACCCCGTCCACCGCTTTGTCCACTGGAAAAGGAAAAGGAGGAAAAATTAAAGAGAGTTCTGGAGGGATTATCTGTTGTTTCAAGATGTTGA
- the dapG gene encoding aspartate kinase, translated as MRIVVQKFGGTSVHTRDLREKAAQKIKETLEEGFSPVVVVSAMGRSGAPYATDTLIALAREEYAEFDPRDLDLLMSCGEIISSVVMSQTLRRLGMKSVALTGGQAGIITDSCFGDASILRVEGEKIKEYLEQGYVVVVAGFQGVTENGEITTLGRGGSDTTAVVLGVALEADYVDIFTDVEGVMTADPRIVPEAQILKGLTYTEAAEIIQQGAKVLHHKAMNLAREYRVPLRVRSLSDEGKGTLICDIRTLAQEGLRALATEKPVYSIAYKKGLSQVRIHFGADLEKKLSIFQALAQREISIDLINLFPEEAAFVVDERVTKKVETILTQEGFTARILSPCAKISLVGSGMADRPGVMAQVVEALKGVNIEILQTSDSHVTITCLVREEVMEEAIRVLHRKFELQAC; from the coding sequence ATGCGTATTGTGGTTCAAAAATTTGGTGGTACCTCGGTTCATACCAGGGATTTACGGGAAAAGGCAGCGCAAAAGATTAAAGAAACCTTAGAGGAGGGATTTTCGCCGGTAGTAGTGGTATCGGCAATGGGTCGGAGTGGTGCACCGTATGCTACGGATACTTTAATTGCCCTTGCTAGGGAAGAGTATGCTGAATTTGATCCCCGCGACCTTGATTTGCTTATGTCCTGTGGAGAAATCATTTCTTCGGTGGTGATGAGTCAGACCCTGCGTCGGCTTGGGATGAAAAGTGTGGCCTTAACTGGAGGACAGGCAGGTATCATCACCGACTCCTGTTTTGGAGATGCTTCGATTCTTCGAGTCGAGGGAGAGAAAATTAAAGAATATCTCGAGCAGGGTTACGTGGTGGTGGTAGCGGGGTTCCAAGGGGTTACAGAAAATGGTGAGATTACTACACTTGGCCGGGGTGGAAGTGATACCACAGCGGTGGTCTTGGGGGTTGCTCTGGAGGCTGACTATGTGGATATCTTTACTGATGTAGAAGGAGTGATGACTGCAGACCCTCGCATCGTTCCTGAAGCCCAGATTTTAAAGGGGTTAACCTATACCGAAGCAGCTGAAATTATTCAACAGGGAGCCAAGGTGCTCCATCATAAGGCTATGAATTTAGCTCGAGAATACCGGGTCCCACTCCGAGTACGGAGCCTGAGCGACGAAGGGAAGGGTACCCTCATCTGTGATATTAGAACCTTGGCTCAGGAGGGTTTACGAGCGCTGGCAACGGAAAAACCTGTATACAGTATCGCTTACAAAAAGGGTCTGTCGCAGGTGCGGATTCATTTCGGTGCAGACTTGGAAAAGAAACTCTCTATCTTTCAAGCTCTGGCCCAGCGGGAAATCAGTATTGACCTCATCAATCTTTTTCCTGAAGAAGCAGCGTTTGTGGTTGATGAAAGAGTGACCAAAAAAGTAGAAACCATCCTCACCCAGGAAGGTTTTACGGCAAGGATTTTGTCGCCCTGCGCCAAAATCTCTTTAGTGGGATCAGGGATGGCCGATCGCCCAGGGGTAATGGCTCAGGTGGTAGAAGCCTTAAAAGGAGTGAATATCGAAATTTTACAGACCAGCGATTCGCATGTCACTATTACCTGTCTTGTTAGGGAGGAGGTGATGGAGGAAGCGATACGGGTTCTCCATCGGAAATTTGAATTACAGGCCTGTTAG
- a CDS encoding LL-diaminopimelate aminotransferase, translated as MDVAERIKNLPPYLFAEIEKKIEQARLAGKDIIDLGIGDPDLPTPASIVERMCREIQNSENHRYPSYRGLQAFREAVSSWYKRRFGVSLDPEKEVVALIGSKEGIAHFPWCILNPGDIVLASDPGYPVYKIGSMLAGGIPLPLPLLPANDFLPDFHSFPESILEKTKLVFINYPNNPTAQIASLGFFRNVVELAHRYGFVIAHDLAYSEVSFDGYRAPSIFEVEGAKEVAIEFHSLSKTCNMTGWRIGFAVGNAKWVEALGRVKTNIDSGIFNAIQWAGVEALERVDEILGTILPIYVERRNMVVETFQNLGFQVRAPLATFYVWIPVPSGFTSMGFAELILEKAQVVVTPGIGFGKFGEGFVRISITTASSRLQEAMERIRIALGR; from the coding sequence GTGGACGTCGCTGAACGGATAAAGAATCTTCCGCCATATCTTTTTGCAGAAATCGAAAAAAAAATTGAACAAGCGAGGCTTGCAGGAAAGGATATCATCGATCTGGGGATTGGGGATCCGGATCTCCCAACGCCAGCAAGTATTGTGGAGAGGATGTGCCGGGAAATTCAAAATTCCGAAAACCACCGTTATCCTTCATATCGGGGTTTGCAGGCTTTTCGTGAAGCTGTTTCTTCCTGGTATAAAAGGCGCTTCGGGGTTTCCCTGGATCCTGAAAAAGAAGTAGTGGCCCTGATTGGTTCGAAAGAGGGCATCGCTCATTTTCCCTGGTGCATCCTGAACCCCGGGGATATCGTTCTGGCCAGTGACCCGGGTTATCCGGTCTATAAAATTGGGAGCATGCTCGCCGGGGGTATTCCTTTGCCTCTGCCACTTTTACCGGCAAACGACTTCCTTCCTGATTTTCATTCTTTTCCCGAAAGCATTTTGGAGAAGACCAAGCTCGTTTTCATCAATTACCCAAATAACCCCACGGCGCAGATTGCCTCTCTTGGGTTTTTCCGGAATGTTGTGGAGCTGGCTCATCGTTATGGTTTTGTGATTGCTCATGACTTAGCGTATTCCGAGGTCAGTTTCGATGGGTATCGGGCGCCCTCCATTTTTGAGGTTGAAGGGGCGAAGGAGGTGGCGATCGAGTTCCATTCGCTTTCTAAGACCTGTAACATGACTGGCTGGCGAATTGGTTTCGCGGTGGGAAATGCCAAGTGGGTTGAGGCGCTGGGACGGGTCAAAACCAATATCGATTCAGGCATTTTCAACGCCATTCAATGGGCAGGTGTGGAGGCACTTGAGCGAGTGGACGAGATTTTAGGTACAATCCTTCCTATATACGTTGAACGGCGAAACATGGTGGTGGAAACTTTCCAGAATCTCGGATTTCAAGTTCGGGCTCCTCTGGCAACATTCTATGTTTGGATTCCGGTTCCTTCTGGTTTCACCTCTATGGGTTTTGCAGAGCTCATTCTGGAAAAGGCTCAGGTGGTGGTAACGCCGGGAATTGGTTTTGGAAAATTTGGTGAGGGCTTTGTCCGAATTTCCATTACCACGGCTTCTTCGCGACTTCAGGAAGCAATGGAACGAATTCGAATCGCTTTGGGTAGGTGA
- the dapF gene encoding diaminopimelate epimerase, with the protein MHFVKMEGLGNDFIVVRYSEIEQWFSVVSVLSQKLCDRHFGIGADGVIIAGPSQKGDLSMRIFNADGSEAEMCGNGIRCLAKFAFERGMVKNSSFTVETRAGLILPKVLVCDGKVEYVRVDMGKPRLTPAEIPVNMEGKRVIGATLTLQNRVFRFTAVSMGNPHAVIFETPSDWEEWGKKIEHHSLFPQRTNVEFVQVINSTEAEVKVWERGVGATLACGTGACAVLVAGVLNGVLERSAQIRLPGGALFISWEDDEHVYMEGPAREVFEGKISEEVIETWTSLNG; encoded by the coding sequence GTGCACTTTGTAAAAATGGAAGGGCTGGGAAACGATTTTATTGTTGTAAGGTACAGTGAAATTGAGCAATGGTTTTCTGTGGTTTCGGTTTTATCGCAGAAACTCTGTGACCGCCATTTTGGCATTGGTGCTGATGGGGTCATTATTGCTGGTCCATCCCAAAAGGGGGATCTCTCCATGCGCATTTTTAATGCCGATGGTAGTGAAGCCGAGATGTGTGGGAACGGCATTCGATGTCTAGCCAAGTTTGCTTTTGAGCGAGGTATGGTAAAAAATTCTTCTTTTACCGTGGAAACGAGAGCAGGCCTCATTCTTCCCAAAGTTCTGGTGTGCGATGGAAAAGTGGAATACGTCAGAGTTGATATGGGAAAACCACGTCTTACCCCGGCGGAAATCCCGGTTAATATGGAGGGAAAACGTGTCATTGGAGCAACTCTTACCCTCCAAAATCGAGTTTTTCGCTTTACGGCCGTTTCCATGGGAAATCCCCATGCGGTGATTTTTGAGACGCCTTCTGATTGGGAGGAATGGGGGAAAAAGATTGAGCATCATTCTCTTTTTCCGCAGCGAACTAACGTGGAGTTTGTACAGGTGATCAATTCCACCGAAGCGGAGGTAAAGGTTTGGGAACGAGGGGTCGGAGCAACCCTTGCCTGTGGGACTGGCGCCTGTGCGGTACTGGTTGCCGGAGTGCTAAACGGGGTGCTCGAACGAAGCGCTCAGATTCGCCTTCCTGGAGGAGCACTTTTCATATCTTGGGAAGACGATGAACACGTTTATATGGAAGGTCCAGCACGCGAAGTTTTTGAAGGAAAAATTTCAGAAGAGGTGATTGAAACGTGGACGTCGCTGAACGGATAA
- the dapB gene encoding 4-hydroxy-tetrahydrodipicolinate reductase: protein MEAIRVLVSGAAGKMGKEVVKALSKENDIQLVGAYDQRDCGEDVGVLAGVGQIGVMVDNDLEKIVEEKKPQLVCDFTHAEALRQNLPRFLSWNLHLVVGTTGLSLAELEQLKKDCEEKKIGCMVAPNFALGAVLMMQFARLAARYFKHAEIIEYHHPQKKDAPSGTALKTAEGMEKEGILLQDKGQELVSGARGGQYHGLCIHSVRLPGFVAHQEVIFGGEGQILTIRHDSFDRSSFMPGVMIAIRHVFREPRFYYGLESILGF, encoded by the coding sequence ATGGAAGCGATTCGAGTACTTGTATCCGGGGCGGCAGGGAAAATGGGGAAAGAGGTTGTGAAGGCCTTATCAAAAGAAAATGACATACAGCTTGTTGGTGCATACGATCAGAGGGATTGCGGAGAGGATGTTGGGGTGCTGGCTGGTGTTGGCCAGATAGGGGTGATGGTCGATAACGACCTGGAAAAAATTGTAGAGGAGAAAAAACCTCAGTTGGTGTGTGATTTTACCCACGCAGAAGCTCTGCGACAGAATTTGCCTCGTTTCCTCTCGTGGAACCTCCATCTTGTCGTTGGGACCACCGGTCTATCCCTCGCAGAACTTGAACAGTTAAAAAAGGATTGTGAAGAAAAAAAGATTGGGTGTATGGTTGCTCCCAATTTCGCTTTGGGAGCAGTGCTCATGATGCAATTCGCCCGGTTGGCTGCCAGATATTTTAAGCATGCCGAAATTATTGAATACCATCACCCCCAAAAAAAAGATGCTCCTTCGGGTACCGCGTTGAAAACTGCTGAAGGGATGGAAAAAGAAGGAATTCTCCTTCAAGACAAAGGACAGGAACTGGTGTCCGGTGCTCGGGGTGGTCAGTATCACGGTTTGTGTATTCACAGTGTGCGTCTTCCAGGATTTGTCGCCCACCAGGAAGTCATTTTTGGAGGAGAAGGGCAGATTCTCACTATCCGACACGATTCCTTCGATCGTTCGTCATTTATGCCCGGGGTAATGATAGCCATACGTCACGTTTTTCGAGAGCCCCGCTTTTACTATGGTCTTGAATCGATACTGGGGTTTTGA
- the lysA gene encoding diaminopimelate decarboxylase, with the protein MLGNKKVNSQNHLEIAGVDVVDLADKMGTPLYVFDEEMVRSAMKAYQVAFSRHYHDFQVAYAGKAFLCSYMCQVVQEENLWLDVVSGGEYYLAYTVGFPPERIIFHGNNKTEEERKLVLKEGVGRWVIDSEEELSYLLEEAKGAGIRVPVLFRLTPGIDPHTHAYITTGKVDSKFGLPLLEGIAERTIKRAIESPYLEGRGVHCHIGSQIDTLEPFLKATQVMLRFMDDFRKKYHYILLELDLGGGLGVPYLDADKDRFPSISSYVEALCNEVKDLCTELSYPLPRIIVEPGRSIVNLAGSTIYRVGMVKEVPGVRKYVAVDGGMTDNPRHILYGAKYQAVMGNRVHGSTLEKVAVVGKCCESGDVLIPEIELPGPRPGDILVVEGTGAYNHSMASNYNLIPRPGVVFLKDGKAELVVRPESFGDLVRRDIVPEPTGEGGK; encoded by the coding sequence ATGTTGGGAAACAAAAAGGTCAATTCTCAAAACCACCTCGAAATAGCTGGTGTAGATGTGGTCGACTTGGCAGACAAAATGGGTACTCCTTTGTACGTCTTTGATGAGGAAATGGTTCGTTCCGCTATGAAAGCGTATCAGGTGGCTTTTTCTCGTCATTACCATGACTTTCAGGTAGCCTACGCGGGGAAAGCTTTTCTGTGCTCTTATATGTGCCAGGTGGTTCAAGAAGAGAACCTCTGGCTCGATGTGGTCTCAGGAGGAGAATATTACCTGGCCTATACAGTTGGTTTTCCTCCTGAGAGGATTATCTTTCATGGTAATAATAAAACTGAAGAGGAAAGAAAGTTAGTCCTCAAAGAGGGCGTTGGTCGATGGGTCATCGATAGTGAAGAAGAATTGAGCTATCTCTTGGAAGAGGCCAAAGGAGCTGGCATCAGAGTACCGGTTCTTTTTCGCCTCACCCCAGGGATTGACCCACATACTCATGCCTACATTACCACCGGAAAAGTGGATAGCAAGTTTGGTCTTCCTCTCCTTGAGGGGATTGCTGAGAGAACCATCAAGCGAGCCATTGAGTCTCCATATCTCGAGGGTCGGGGAGTACATTGCCACATTGGGTCCCAGATCGATACCTTGGAACCGTTTTTGAAAGCTACCCAGGTGATGCTCCGGTTCATGGATGATTTTCGAAAGAAATATCATTACATCCTTTTGGAACTTGACCTTGGCGGTGGGTTGGGAGTTCCATATCTTGATGCAGACAAAGACCGGTTTCCGTCGATTTCCTCTTACGTGGAAGCACTATGCAACGAGGTTAAAGACTTATGTACTGAGCTTTCTTATCCTCTACCAAGAATCATCGTAGAACCAGGACGATCGATAGTGAACCTGGCTGGAAGCACTATTTATCGGGTAGGGATGGTCAAGGAAGTACCTGGAGTACGGAAATATGTGGCAGTGGATGGAGGAATGACCGATAACCCTCGTCATATCCTCTATGGGGCAAAGTATCAGGCAGTGATGGGAAATCGGGTCCACGGTTCTACTTTAGAAAAAGTTGCCGTGGTGGGAAAGTGTTGTGAGTCGGGAGATGTTCTCATTCCGGAGATTGAACTTCCTGGGCCTCGACCAGGTGATATCTTGGTCGTCGAAGGCACTGGAGCTTATAACCATTCTATGGCTTCAAATTATAATTTAATTCCCCGGCCAGGAGTCGTTTTTCTGAAGGATGGAAAAGCAGAACTCGTGGTGCGACCAGAAAGTTTTGGTGACCTGGTGCGGAGAGATATTGTTCCGGAACCCACCGGTGAAGGAGGGAAGTAA